The following DNA comes from Triticum aestivum cultivar Chinese Spring chromosome 3D, IWGSC CS RefSeq v2.1, whole genome shotgun sequence.
gacttatagcaaggcacacatcaggtctggtacatagcattgcatacatgataaagcctatggctgaagcatagggaacatctttcatcttctctctatcttctgcagtggtcgggcgttgagtcttactcaacttcacaccttgtaacacaggcaagaaccctttctttgcttgatccattttgaacttcttcaaaactttgtcaaggtatgtgctttgtgaaagtccaattaagcgtcttgatctatctctatagatcttgatgcccaatatataagcagcttcaccgaggtctttcattgaaaaactcttattcaagtatccctttatgttatccagaaattctatattatttccaataaacaatatgtcatccacatataatatcagaaatgctacagagctcccactcactttcttgtaaatacaggcttctccaaaagtctgtacaaaaccaaatgctttgatcacactatcaaagcgtttattccaactccgaaaggcttgcaccagtccataaatggatcgctggagcttgcacactttgttagctccctttggatcgacaaaaccttctggttgcatcatatacaactcttcttccaaaaatccattcaggaatgcagtttttacatccatctgccaaatttcataatcataaaatgcggcaattgctaacataatttggacagacttaagcatcgctacgggtgagaaggtctcatcgtagtcaatcccttgaacttgtcgaaaacctttcgcaacaagtcgagctttatagacagtaacattatcgtcagcgtcagtcttcttcttaaagatccatttattctcaatggcttgccgatcatcgggcaagtcaaccaaagtccatactttgttctcatacatggaacaACCAGGCAATCTCATACATAACTAGTGAAGACAGCGAACTCATTTCCACCGTATCTACCACTCTAATGTTAACAAGAACACCTTTATAAAAAAAAAAACAAGAACACCGCACTCCACGAACTACATATGCATGATCCGCCCTGAAAGTGAAACGGACTGAACCTTTCCATAAACCTCCAGAACCAAGCTCCTTAATTATAAGGGCCCATGCCGATGCTGGAGCCGCCGTATGGAGCGCCGCCGGCGGCATCCCGGGATTTGGAGTAGCTGATGTAGTAGAACTCGCTGAGGATGGCCGTGAAGAAGGTGAAGGCTGCACCGGCAGCGAAGACGCCCTTGCGCAGCGTCTCGCAAGAGAGCGGGTCACCGTTGAAGATCCCCCTGTACCGGGTGTGGTATGCATTACGGACTGATCCCGCCAGCAAACACGCCGCTGCGACGAGGAAGGTCAACCTGCAAATGGGAAGCAATCGTCTTGTTGATGAAAATTTCTTAGGGAATTGCAATTGGAATGACTTGGTTGATACAAGTTGGGCGCAGATCCTGACTGCTAAGTCACCTGACTTAGAGTTAGAGAATCTCAACGAAACCTCTAGGTACTGAAAAACATTTGGTCATGTCGGTGTCAGACAACAGCAATAAGGTGAAAGCGCACCAAGTTCAAGTTTCAATATATGCATTGAGGGACACAAGAAGCAGCAATCAGAAACAGTCCAACAAGTGAAACCGGTTCCAAACCGGTGAGGATGGTCAGACAATGGCATGTCTAAATTAGTTCAAGGCTGGGCTAGCTCAGGACACCAAGGAAGCGAAGCCATTTATTGGCGTTGACTTGAGAACTGTTTAGAAAATCCCAATAATGCATGATTTCAAGGAATACCAGATAAACAATTCAGTCACACAGTGCTAAAAAAACTGAAGTAGTTCGACAGTTCATTGAAAAACTTAACTGAAGCATGTGCTCTCACCTCTGGTCAAAAGAGATGAGCATATAAACATGTTGACATTAATTTACTGTAACGGTACAGCTGTTGCTAGTGGTTAGCACAGCTACACAGGTACTGAGTATGAAATAAGAGGATACTACAGAAGATCTCATTAACATTAGAGGAAAGAAAAATGAGGAGCTTTTCTACTACCTGCAGGGAAGCGGGTGATGGAGGTGATACTGGAGACGGGCTCCCAGCGGTGGGATCATTTCAAGGAGGAGATGGAGATTATGGAGGAAAcatagaagaagaggaggagctcAAGGCTGCCGAGAAAAAGGAACAACAGTACCAGTTCAATAAGAGCTACTCCTACTATAGTATAACACAGCACCAGTTTTGTGCCAAAATTTCGTTCAGTCAAGAGATTCTATATACCCAACTTATAACAGATCTAAGGTACCTGCACAATTCTGCATCTCCATAACAGAACTGTCAACAACTACTGAATTTAGCACAAACAGAGAACCCTCAACTGTTCAGCCTTGGCAAATACAGTACTACCGAGCAAGGTAAATTTTGATCTTGTCATCCTTCCAGGCTAACCAAATTAGGCCGCAGCAGGCACCTAGTTCAGACTTCAGAAGGCACTCGACTCTAGTTAGTATAGTAGTAAACTAATTCTTAGCTTGAAATTAATAGCCAACCCAACACGAAACAAGCCAGCAGTAGAATCGACACGCACACAGAGATATGAACCCCAAACTCAACCTCACTTTAGATCTGAAGTGAAGGCTTGAGCGGCATCAGTAAATTCAGGCCACATGGCTAGATCTAACTAATTTCAAATTGCTGTAAAAGCGGAAGACTGAACTGACGGCCACAAATATCAGAAGACAAGGGAGTGGAAAGGAAACTTCAATATTTGTTGGCTGATTATGAGCTACGTCATGCGAGCAACGAGGCACATAACTTAAACATACTGTAACAAATAGCTTACCATGAGAAGAGGAAGAGCATGAGGGCGCAGGCGCGCGAGCCCCCCGGCTTGAGCCCGCGCCCGCAGCAGAAGCACCGGCTGGCGAGCATGACGACGGCCTgcgcggcgacgaggaggagcagcgcGCCGACGCCGTAGCCGGTGGCGACGTCGGAGTCGTAGAAGCAGTAGTCGTACTCCTTGGCCAGATCCGGCGTCACCGTGGCCTGCGCAGGCCCCATTTCGCGTGAGTTAGATCAGCAGGGCGGTCACGACTCACGAGATCAGGCGGGCTTCTGGGCGTGCGGGTGCAGGGCTTGCCTTGCTGCGGCGctgctcggcggcgacggcgaggccgaAGGCGATGAGGTTGAGGAGCAGGGCGGACACCTGCACGACGATGGACGCCATTGCCATTGCCCTCTGTCTCTCCGAGGTGGTTGCTTGCTCTGCTGGGGAAAGTGAGGCGTGGAGCAGGTTAAAAGGTCGCGGTTTCGTGTCGGTGACGCCGGCGTCGGCGTAGTGCGAGCTGGCTAATACAGACGCAGATCTGGGGTTGGTGCttcccaagaaaaagaaaaatgatccGGTTAGTTGGCTGGGGAGGTGAGTGAAGTGGACTGCCTAACGGCGGGGGGAGCGTGGAGCGGCCCCGAATGACCGCGACCAAccatttttctttttttcgtttttaaATGCACGACCAACCTCCTTGGCTCAAGTGGGACAGAATGAGtcatacagtactccctccgttcctaaatataagtctttctagagattccattacgaactacatacgaatgtatataaacatattttagagtgtagattcactcattttactccataTGTAATCCGTagttgaatctctaaaaagacttaggtggtgtttggttctctagtcctaggactttttgaaaaagactctcaaggaggtgcttctaagaACTTTTAGCAAAAAGACCCAAAAAGTCCcaccctgtttggtttgctagggactttttctagttctaacacaaaaaagtccctggaaccaaacacccccttatatttaggaacgaatgtaGTATATGTTAAGATTAATTACAATATATGTAATTAGGGGAAGATCTCCCCTTGCCCAAACAGTCGAGCGATTCCTCCCGCAACCGACGCCTCTCCCATCTCTCCCTGGAACCGACGCATCTCCTCTGATCGTCGTGTCTCTTCGGAGCATATAGATTGTACTTTCCAATGATCGATCAATAGAAGTTTTCCATTCACTTCAGAACACGTTATCACGCACGCTAGAACCACCAGAGAGAGCGAACAACGGAGAAAAGGAAGAGATCGAGACTCGTCGTTCTCTAACGGGACAATCCGGTCGAAGAGGAATTATGCCTTGTGGACAGTGgtaccacaaactccatactgaggGAGATGAAATATTTTTAAACTTTGAAAAAGATGAATGGAGATATTTTAACTATCGCTGGAC
Coding sequences within:
- the LOC123080208 gene encoding uncharacterized protein, yielding MAMASIVVQVSALLLNLIAFGLAVAAEQRRSKATVTPDLAKEYDYCFYDSDVATGYGVGALLLLVAAQAVVMLASRCFCCGRGLKPGGSRACALMLFLFSWLTFLVAAACLLAGSVRNAYHTRYRGIFNGDPLSCETLRKGVFAAGAAFTFFTAILSEFYYISYSKSRDAAGGAPYGGSSIGMGPYN